One genomic region from Stackebrandtia nassauensis DSM 44728 encodes:
- a CDS encoding lamin tail domain-containing protein, with the protein MRKKILATLAATLLAIGVSLAVTATPASAHEGGIHIGLVQFNSPGSDSGSNTSLNAEWINIHNARSTPYQIKGWYIKDNAGYKFLFPTYTIGAGKNVKVHTGKGSNGGGHVYWGRSWYVWNNTGDKARLYTPSGNFDDSCSWDDDDGSQKSCH; encoded by the coding sequence ATGCGCAAGAAGATCTTGGCGACCCTGGCGGCGACTCTGCTCGCGATCGGGGTGAGCCTGGCGGTCACCGCGACCCCGGCCTCGGCCCACGAGGGGGGCATTCACATCGGGTTGGTCCAGTTCAACTCCCCCGGCAGTGACTCGGGATCGAACACATCGCTCAACGCCGAGTGGATCAACATCCACAACGCACGGTCCACTCCGTACCAGATCAAGGGGTGGTACATCAAGGACAACGCCGGGTACAAGTTCCTCTTCCCCACCTACACCATTGGCGCTGGCAAGAATGTCAAGGTGCACACCGGAAAGGGAAGCAACGGCGGCGGTCACGTCTATTGGGGACGTAGCTGGTACGTGTGGAACAACACCGGCGACAAGGCGAGGCTGTACACGCCGTCGGGCAACTTCGACGACAGTTGCAGCTGGGACGACGACGACGGTTCTCAGAAGAGCTGTCACTGA
- the arc gene encoding proteasome ATPase, with amino-acid sequence MSRNDDEQARGSRWERETQDLSTQVEYLQEELALARRKLTETPGHVRLLEERLAATKAQVERMSEQNERLVATLKDAREQIVTLKEEIDRLAQPPSGYGVFIEAREDGTVDVFTGGRKMRVALSPSIEPESLRRGQEVLLNDALNVVESLGFERAGDVVTLKELIESDTGHPDRALVTSHADEERVVHLADSLTNAPLRAGDSLLVEPRSGYAYERIQKSEVEELVLEEVPDVDYESIGGLDGQIELIRDAVELPFLHADLFAEYELRPPKGVLLYGPPGCGKTLIAKAVANSLAKKVAEARGDDFTGGDRAKSYFLNIKGPELLNKYVGETERHIRLVFQRAREKASEGQPVIVFFDEMDSVFRTRGSGVSSDVENTIVPQLLSEIDGVEGLENVIVIGASNREDMIDPAILRPGRLDVKIKIERPDAESARDIFSKYVTTKLPLNEADLAEQGGSREACVQEMIQQAVERMYTETEENRFLEVTYADGDKEVLYFKDFNSGAMIQNIVDRAKKMAIKEFLNSQRKGLRLQHLLDACVDEFRENEDLPNTTNPDDWARISGKKGERIVYIRTLVSGKGDESGRSIDTVSNTGQYL; translated from the coding sequence ATGTCACGTAACGATGATGAACAAGCCCGTGGTAGTCGCTGGGAGCGGGAAACTCAGGACCTCTCAACACAGGTGGAGTACTTGCAGGAGGAGCTCGCTCTGGCTCGCCGCAAGCTCACCGAGACACCTGGACACGTGCGTCTACTGGAAGAGCGCCTGGCCGCGACGAAGGCCCAGGTCGAGCGGATGTCCGAGCAGAACGAACGGCTCGTGGCCACGCTCAAGGACGCCCGCGAGCAAATCGTCACCCTGAAAGAGGAGATCGATCGACTCGCCCAGCCACCCAGTGGCTACGGCGTCTTCATCGAGGCCCGTGAGGACGGCACCGTCGACGTCTTCACCGGCGGACGCAAGATGCGTGTGGCCTTGTCTCCCTCCATCGAACCCGAGTCGCTGCGACGCGGTCAGGAAGTCCTGCTCAACGACGCCCTCAACGTCGTGGAGAGCCTCGGCTTCGAGCGGGCCGGTGACGTGGTCACGCTCAAGGAACTGATCGAGAGCGACACCGGCCACCCGGACCGGGCGCTCGTCACCTCGCACGCCGACGAGGAACGGGTCGTCCACCTCGCCGACAGCCTCACCAACGCCCCGCTGCGGGCCGGTGATTCGCTGCTGGTCGAGCCGCGCTCCGGATACGCCTACGAGCGGATCCAGAAGAGCGAGGTCGAGGAACTGGTCCTGGAAGAGGTCCCCGATGTGGACTACGAGTCCATCGGTGGTCTCGACGGCCAGATCGAGTTGATCCGCGACGCGGTGGAGCTGCCGTTCCTGCACGCCGACCTGTTCGCCGAGTACGAGTTGCGTCCGCCCAAGGGTGTGCTGCTGTACGGCCCGCCCGGCTGCGGCAAGACCCTCATCGCCAAGGCGGTCGCCAACTCGCTGGCGAAGAAGGTGGCCGAGGCGCGCGGCGACGACTTCACCGGCGGCGACCGGGCCAAGAGCTACTTCCTCAACATCAAGGGCCCCGAGCTGCTGAACAAGTACGTCGGTGAGACCGAGCGGCACATCCGCCTGGTCTTCCAGCGCGCTCGCGAGAAGGCCAGCGAGGGCCAGCCGGTCATCGTGTTCTTCGACGAGATGGACTCGGTCTTCCGCACCCGCGGTTCGGGTGTCTCCTCCGATGTGGAGAACACCATCGTCCCGCAGCTGCTGTCCGAGATCGACGGTGTCGAGGGTCTGGAGAACGTCATCGTCATCGGCGCCTCCAACCGCGAGGACATGATCGACCCGGCGATCCTGCGTCCGGGCCGCCTGGACGTCAAGATCAAGATCGAACGCCCCGACGCGGAGTCGGCGCGCGACATCTTCTCCAAGTACGTCACCACGAAGCTGCCGCTCAACGAGGCCGACCTGGCCGAACAGGGTGGCTCCCGCGAGGCGTGCGTGCAGGAGATGATCCAGCAGGCGGTCGAGCGCATGTACACCGAGACCGAGGAGAACCGCTTCCTCGAGGTCACCTACGCCGACGGCGACAAGGAAGTCCTGTACTTCAAGGACTTCAACTCCGGTGCCATGATCCAGAACATCGTGGACCGCGCCAAGAAGATGGCCATCAAGGAGTTCCTGAACTCCCAACGCAAGGGCCTCCGCCTCCAGCACCTGCTCGACGCCTGCGTCGACGAGTTCCGCGAGAACGAGGACCTCCCGAACACCACCAACCCCGACGACTGGGCCCGCATCTCCGGCAAGAAGGGCGAGCGGATCGTCTACATCCGCACCCTGGTGTCCGGCAAGGGCGACGAGTCCGGCCGTTCCATCGACACGGTGTCCAACACCGGTCAGTACCTGTAA
- a CDS encoding ferredoxin: MSADNEQLTVHIDQDLCTGDGLCVQYAPDVFEFDIDGLAYVKGEDGELRTETGQRVDVPVNLRLDIIDAAKDCPGECIHVRKVDDDTPVAGPGADD; the protein is encoded by the coding sequence GTGTCAGCCGACAACGAACAACTCACCGTTCACATCGATCAGGACCTGTGCACGGGGGACGGCCTGTGTGTTCAGTACGCCCCCGACGTATTCGAGTTCGACATCGACGGACTCGCATACGTGAAGGGGGAGGACGGTGAGCTGCGCACCGAGACCGGGCAGCGGGTCGACGTTCCGGTGAACCTGCGCCTGGACATCATCGACGCCGCCAAGGACTGTCCCGGCGAGTGCATCCACGTCCGCAAGGTGGACGACGACACCCCCGTCGCCGGTCCCGGAGCCGACGACTAG
- a CDS encoding tRNA (adenine-N1)-methyltransferase, whose amino-acid sequence MSNVRTGPFREGDRVQLTDPKGRMHTVVLESGKTFHTHRGGISHDDLIGQPEGSVVSSTANTRYLALRPLLTDFVLSMPRGAQVIYPKDSAQIIAEGDIFPGARVIEAGAGSGALTCSLLRAVGETGHVYSYELRPDFAEIARNNVETFWGGPPKQWTLTNGDFAECAETGVDRIVLDMLSPYAVLDAVERALVPGGVLIGYIATTTQMSDLVEALRERGGFTEPRAFECMVRGWHLEGLAVRPDHRMIAHTAFLVITRKLAPGVTAPTRQRKPSKGAEAYAARKAQNATPPQS is encoded by the coding sequence GTGAGTAATGTCCGCACAGGACCGTTCCGGGAAGGGGACCGGGTCCAGCTCACCGATCCCAAGGGACGCATGCACACCGTCGTCCTGGAGTCGGGCAAGACCTTCCACACCCACCGCGGCGGCATCAGCCACGACGACCTCATCGGACAGCCCGAGGGCAGCGTCGTGTCCTCCACGGCCAACACCCGCTACCTGGCGCTGCGACCACTGTTGACCGACTTCGTGCTGTCGATGCCGCGCGGCGCCCAGGTCATCTACCCCAAGGACTCCGCCCAGATCATCGCCGAGGGCGACATCTTCCCCGGCGCCCGCGTCATCGAGGCCGGAGCCGGTTCGGGCGCGCTGACCTGCTCGCTGCTGCGGGCCGTCGGCGAGACCGGGCACGTCTACTCCTACGAGCTGCGCCCCGACTTCGCCGAGATCGCCCGCAACAATGTCGAGACCTTCTGGGGCGGCCCGCCGAAACAGTGGACGCTCACCAATGGAGACTTCGCCGAGTGCGCCGAGACCGGTGTGGACCGGATCGTGCTGGACATGTTGTCCCCGTACGCGGTCCTGGACGCCGTGGAGCGGGCCCTGGTGCCCGGTGGCGTCCTGATCGGCTACATCGCCACCACCACCCAGATGTCGGACCTGGTGGAGGCGCTGCGGGAACGCGGCGGCTTCACCGAACCGCGCGCCTTCGAGTGCATGGTGCGCGGCTGGCACCTGGAGGGCCTGGCGGTGCGCCCCGACCACCGGATGATCGCCCACACCGCGTTCCTGGTGATCACCCGCAAGCTGGCGCCGGGCGTGACCGCGCCGACGCGGCAGCGCAAGCCCAGCAAGGGCGCCGAGGCCTACGCGGCCCGCAAGGCCCAGAACGCGACGCCGCCGCAGTCCTAG
- a CDS encoding site-2 protease family protein, which translates to MNQSDGRPTRPGLRIARVLGVPVYISPTWLILAVLVTLIYSDVVRVAVPGLSGGLVYLVSFGFVVTLCGSVFLHELGHALTSRHYGIGVRGITLEMLGGHTEMATDPKSPKVEAVVALAGPAVSAVLGAIGTAVALILEPFTLAWQFAFQVAACNIIVAIYNVLPGMPLDGGRALRALVWAIKGDKHVASIVAGWAGRVVAVATAAAGILAFATGFVSVIGIVFALMIAAVLWLGATRSIQLGTLGARFHLLDVAKLLRPATCVPSGTPLGEALRQQREADSGGVLVVDAAGHPTAIMHSAATQAVPADRRPWVSVDDVAQGLDGSNTWKPSWRGEEVVAAMRRHPANEYAVVDDGRALGVVNAADIADALDPRKPAPAPPRETATDTEVTERE; encoded by the coding sequence ATGAACCAATCCGACGGCCGACCGACCCGCCCGGGCCTGCGCATCGCGCGTGTCCTCGGCGTGCCCGTCTACATCAGCCCCACCTGGCTGATCCTGGCCGTGCTGGTGACCCTCATCTACTCCGACGTCGTGCGGGTGGCCGTGCCGGGGCTTTCCGGTGGCCTGGTCTACCTGGTGTCCTTCGGTTTCGTGGTCACCCTGTGCGGATCGGTGTTCCTGCATGAGCTGGGCCACGCGCTCACCAGCCGCCACTACGGCATCGGCGTGCGCGGTATCACCCTGGAGATGCTGGGCGGCCACACCGAGATGGCCACCGATCCCAAGAGCCCCAAGGTGGAGGCCGTCGTGGCCCTGGCCGGACCGGCGGTGTCGGCGGTGCTGGGCGCCATCGGCACCGCGGTGGCCCTGATCCTGGAACCGTTCACGCTGGCCTGGCAGTTCGCCTTCCAGGTCGCCGCCTGCAACATCATCGTGGCCATCTACAACGTGCTCCCCGGGATGCCGCTGGACGGCGGCCGGGCGCTGCGGGCCCTGGTGTGGGCCATCAAGGGTGACAAACACGTCGCCTCCATAGTGGCCGGATGGGCCGGACGGGTGGTGGCCGTCGCCACCGCCGCGGCCGGAATCCTCGCCTTCGCCACCGGATTCGTCTCCGTCATCGGCATCGTCTTCGCGCTCATGATCGCCGCCGTGCTGTGGCTGGGCGCCACCCGCTCCATTCAGCTGGGCACCCTCGGCGCCCGGTTCCACCTGCTGGACGTGGCCAAACTGCTGCGCCCCGCCACCTGTGTCCCCAGTGGAACTCCGCTGGGCGAGGCGCTGCGGCAGCAGCGCGAGGCCGACTCCGGCGGCGTCCTGGTCGTGGACGCCGCGGGCCACCCCACCGCGATCATGCACAGTGCCGCGACCCAGGCCGTGCCCGCCGACCGCCGTCCCTGGGTGTCGGTCGACGACGTCGCGCAGGGCCTGGACGGTTCCAACACCTGGAAGCCGTCCTGGCGCGGCGAGGAGGTCGTCGCGGCGATGCGGCGCCACCCGGCCAACGAGTACGCCGTCGTCGACGACGGCCGGGCACTGGGAGTCGTCAACGCCGCCGACATCGCCGACGCCCTGGACCCGCGCAAACCAGCACCGGCCCCGCCGCGCGAGACGGCGACCGACACGGAGGTGACCGAACGTGAGTAA
- a CDS encoding RecB family exonuclease codes for MSSEFRAPVTLSPSRANDFKSCPLKYRYRVIDKLPEPTSSAQVKGTLVHSVLERLYDLGAAERTSGRALELVEPEWKRLRDADAEAAGVVDDESAWIAEVRKLVEAYFAVEDPRRLQPAERECLVEATTADGVRLKGYIDRLDVAPTGEIRVVDYKTGGVPREAFRAEALFQLKFYAVALWHVRGVVPTVLRLIYLKDGQAIDYSPTEAELRATERNITALWRAIGEAVTRGDFRAKKSGLCGWCHFKDRCPEFGGTPPPYPLPITV; via the coding sequence ATGTCGTCCGAGTTTCGAGCCCCGGTGACGTTGTCACCCTCGCGCGCCAACGATTTCAAGTCCTGCCCGCTGAAGTACCGGTACCGGGTGATCGACAAGCTGCCCGAGCCGACCTCGTCGGCGCAGGTGAAGGGCACGCTGGTGCACTCGGTGCTGGAGCGGCTGTACGACCTGGGCGCGGCCGAACGCACTTCCGGGCGGGCGCTGGAGTTGGTGGAGCCGGAGTGGAAGCGGCTGCGCGACGCCGATGCCGAGGCCGCGGGTGTCGTGGACGACGAGTCGGCCTGGATCGCCGAGGTGCGCAAGCTGGTTGAGGCGTACTTCGCGGTGGAGGATCCGCGGCGACTGCAACCGGCCGAACGCGAGTGTTTGGTGGAGGCCACCACCGCCGACGGGGTGCGGTTGAAGGGCTATATCGACCGGCTGGACGTGGCGCCCACCGGCGAGATCCGGGTGGTGGACTACAAGACCGGCGGCGTGCCCCGGGAGGCGTTTCGGGCCGAGGCGCTGTTCCAGCTGAAGTTCTACGCGGTGGCGCTGTGGCACGTCCGCGGCGTGGTGCCCACGGTGCTGCGGCTGATCTATCTGAAGGACGGCCAGGCGATCGACTACTCCCCGACCGAGGCGGAGCTGCGGGCCACCGAACGCAACATCACCGCGTTGTGGCGGGCGATCGGGGAGGCCGTGACGCGCGGCGACTTCCGCGCCAAGAAGAGCGGCCTTTGTGGATGGTGTCATTTCAAGGATCGGTGCCCGGAGTTCGGGGGAACGCCGCCGCCGTACCCGTTGCCGATCACAGTCTGA
- a CDS encoding cation:proton antiporter: protein MGHAETLLAMGGAFVAAAVIARLGRRIGLPTIPLFMVAGILLGPYTPGFVLVDDPHEFEMLSALGLVLLLFYLGLEFHVDDLKKGGRKLFAVGGIYLLLNVGAGLGFGFALGWGTREALVLAGIVGISSSAIVTKLLVDTGRLGNPETRLILGIIVVEDIFLALYLAAIQPILGGAEGAAEMLWQMGKAFGFLLVLAIAARFGTRLIGKVIAVKDDELLVISFLGAAVLIAGISEKLGVADAIGAFMIGLILGGTTSGPRIRELVHPLRDAFGAIFFFVFGLSIDPGDIAVVAGPVAIAVGITIVGNLAAGIAAARMNGFGALPAANIASTLLARGEFALILGTMAAAAGLDERLTPFIAGYVLILAIIGPLSAGITEWLVPRLGLHPGDEAKIPRHAEG from the coding sequence GTGGGTCACGCCGAAACCCTGCTGGCCATGGGTGGTGCCTTCGTCGCCGCCGCCGTCATCGCCCGGCTGGGCCGCCGGATCGGTCTTCCCACGATTCCACTGTTCATGGTCGCCGGGATCCTTTTGGGACCGTACACTCCCGGCTTCGTCCTCGTGGACGATCCGCACGAGTTCGAGATGCTGTCGGCGCTGGGCCTGGTGCTGCTGCTGTTCTATCTCGGCCTGGAGTTCCATGTCGACGACCTGAAGAAGGGCGGCCGGAAGCTGTTCGCCGTGGGCGGCATCTACCTGCTGCTCAACGTCGGCGCCGGGCTGGGCTTCGGGTTCGCGTTGGGCTGGGGCACCCGGGAGGCGCTGGTACTGGCCGGGATCGTGGGCATCTCGTCCTCGGCGATCGTGACGAAACTGCTCGTCGACACCGGACGGTTGGGCAATCCCGAGACCCGGCTGATCCTGGGCATCATCGTCGTGGAGGACATCTTCCTGGCGCTGTACCTGGCCGCGATCCAGCCGATACTCGGTGGCGCCGAGGGCGCGGCCGAGATGTTGTGGCAGATGGGCAAGGCCTTCGGGTTCCTGCTGGTGCTGGCGATCGCCGCCCGGTTCGGCACCCGGCTGATCGGCAAGGTCATCGCCGTCAAGGACGACGAGCTGCTGGTGATCAGCTTCCTGGGCGCGGCGGTGCTCATCGCCGGGATCTCGGAGAAGCTGGGCGTCGCCGACGCCATCGGCGCGTTCATGATCGGGCTCATCCTCGGCGGCACCACCTCCGGGCCCCGCATCCGCGAGCTGGTGCACCCGCTGCGCGACGCGTTCGGGGCGATCTTCTTCTTCGTGTTCGGCCTGTCCATCGATCCCGGCGACATCGCCGTGGTTGCGGGCCCGGTGGCCATCGCGGTGGGCATCACCATCGTGGGCAACCTGGCCGCCGGTATCGCCGCGGCCCGCATGAACGGCTTCGGGGCGCTGCCCGCGGCCAATATCGCCTCCACCCTGTTGGCACGCGGCGAGTTCGCGCTGATCCTGGGGACCATGGCCGCCGCGGCGGGCCTGGACGAGCGGCTGACCCCGTTCATCGCCGGGTACGTGCTGATCCTGGCCATCATCGGACCGCTGTCGGCCGGGATCACCGAATGGCTGGTGCCCCGGCTCGGGCTCCATCCTGGGGATGAGGCGAAGATCCCCCGACACGCGGAGGGCTGA
- a CDS encoding sensor histidine kinase — MTTAETRVWMRNGPLHRWFQARPLAGDSLLALIVFGLSGLAFLAPEIKPTDPLIWLWLFLGSLPVAIRRVWLWWSLALTIALLFASMLDPLAWLSGTWAILVIAYTIAAALPFRNAIAATAALWGVATLTIVMARPEQLAQSPAFVVLMFNYVLAVTCFGIGRVVHGKRVKVSELEDRARIAEENQVAKVVEAINDERRRIARELHDVVAHHLSVMNVMATGARRTLTSDPDRADEALATIESTGRTTLREMRRLLEVLRTDDEPAVDDRELTPQPGLDAIHTLVGQVRSAGLPVKLVIDGTPFPLDQGIALTAFRIIQEGLTNTLKHGGPANSGVRISYREDELEIEVTDNGAGQKSLTTASGRVGHGLVGMRERVALYGGSLRTGPRPGGGFRVHALIPIEAPTETT; from the coding sequence ATGACAACCGCCGAAACCCGAGTGTGGATGCGCAACGGACCGTTGCACCGCTGGTTTCAGGCCCGGCCGTTGGCCGGCGACTCGCTGCTGGCGCTGATCGTCTTCGGCCTCAGCGGGCTGGCGTTCCTCGCCCCGGAGATAAAGCCCACCGACCCGCTGATCTGGCTGTGGTTGTTCCTGGGCAGTCTTCCGGTGGCCATCCGGCGGGTGTGGTTGTGGTGGTCGCTGGCGCTGACGATCGCGCTGCTGTTCGCGTCCATGTTGGACCCGTTGGCGTGGTTGTCGGGCACCTGGGCGATCCTCGTCATCGCCTACACGATCGCCGCCGCGCTGCCGTTCCGCAACGCGATCGCGGCCACCGCGGCACTGTGGGGGGTCGCGACGCTCACGATCGTGATGGCGCGCCCCGAGCAGCTCGCCCAAAGCCCCGCCTTCGTCGTGCTGATGTTCAACTACGTGCTGGCGGTGACCTGCTTCGGCATCGGACGGGTCGTGCACGGCAAACGCGTCAAGGTCAGCGAACTGGAGGACCGGGCCCGCATCGCCGAGGAGAACCAGGTCGCCAAGGTCGTCGAGGCCATCAACGACGAACGCCGCCGCATCGCCCGGGAACTGCACGACGTCGTCGCGCATCACCTGTCGGTCATGAACGTCATGGCCACCGGCGCCCGGCGCACCCTCACCAGTGACCCCGACCGGGCCGACGAGGCGCTGGCCACCATCGAATCCACCGGACGCACCACGCTGCGCGAGATGCGGCGGCTGCTGGAAGTGCTGCGCACCGACGACGAACCCGCGGTCGACGACCGGGAACTGACCCCGCAGCCGGGACTGGACGCCATCCACACGCTGGTCGGCCAGGTCCGCTCCGCCGGGCTGCCGGTGAAGCTCGTCATCGACGGCACCCCGTTCCCGCTCGACCAGGGCATCGCCCTGACGGCGTTCCGGATCATCCAGGAGGGACTGACCAACACCCTCAAACACGGCGGCCCCGCCAACTCCGGGGTGCGGATCTCCTACCGCGAGGACGAACTGGAGATAGAGGTCACCGACAACGGCGCCGGACAGAAGAGCCTGACCACCGCCTCCGGCCGGGTCGGCCACGGCCTGGTGGGCATGCGCGAGCGCGTCGCCCTGTACGGTGGCAGCCTGCGTACCGGTCCCCGCCCCGGTGGGGGTTTCCGGGTTCACGCCCTGATACCCATTGAGGCCCCAACGGAGACGACCTGA
- a CDS encoding response regulator produces the protein MSTDKPIKVLLVDDQPLLRTGFRMVLGAEADIDIIAEAGDGVEAVDLARRLLPDVVLMDIRMPRMDGVAATKAIVEAKLPVRVLILTTFDLDEYVVGALRAGAAGFLAKDVPAEDLVAAIRSVSSGEAVVAPRILRRLLEKFVDRLPEPDGATPASLEVLTEREREVLILVAKGMSNTEIAKELTVSETTVKTHVGHVLTKLGVRDRVQAVVLAYETGLVKPSR, from the coding sequence GTGAGCACCGACAAGCCCATCAAGGTTCTGCTCGTCGACGACCAGCCGCTGCTGCGCACCGGGTTCCGGATGGTGCTGGGGGCCGAGGCCGACATCGACATCATCGCCGAGGCCGGTGACGGCGTAGAGGCCGTCGACCTGGCGCGGCGACTGCTTCCCGACGTGGTCCTCATGGACATCCGGATGCCCCGCATGGACGGGGTCGCGGCCACCAAGGCCATCGTCGAGGCGAAACTGCCGGTGCGGGTGCTGATCCTGACCACCTTCGACCTGGACGAGTACGTGGTGGGCGCGCTGCGCGCCGGAGCCGCCGGGTTCCTGGCCAAGGACGTCCCCGCCGAGGACCTGGTCGCGGCGATCCGTTCGGTGTCGTCCGGCGAGGCGGTCGTGGCGCCGAGGATCCTGCGGCGGCTGCTGGAGAAGTTCGTCGACCGGCTGCCCGAACCCGACGGCGCCACCCCGGCCAGCCTCGAGGTGCTGACCGAACGGGAGCGCGAGGTGCTGATCCTGGTGGCCAAGGGCATGTCCAACACCGAAATCGCCAAAGAGCTGACGGTCAGTGAGACGACGGTGAAGACTCATGTCGGGCACGTGCTGACCAAGCTGGGCGTGCGGGACCGGGTGCAGGCCGTGGTGCTGGCGTATGAGACCGGGCTGGTAAAGCCCAGTAGGTGA
- a CDS encoding ABC transporter ATP-binding protein, whose translation MTTTTTAAARAHNVWKVYGTGEAQVIALHGVSAEFGAGQFTAIMGPSGSGKSTLMHCLAGLDHTNRGEVHIGDTKVTGLSDRGLTKLRRQKVGFIFQQFNLLPTLTAQENILLPLSIAKQKPDAAWFDRVIDTVGLRDRLSHRPSQLSGGQQQRVACARALVQRPEVIFADEPTGNLDSRSGTEVLKFLRDSVDQFGQTIVMVTHDPVAASYADRVLFLADGRVVDEMLEPTADRVLDELKRFEEIVDSVKAGEAR comes from the coding sequence TTGACCACAACGACAACCGCCGCCGCGCGGGCGCACAACGTCTGGAAGGTGTACGGCACCGGTGAGGCGCAGGTCATCGCGTTGCACGGCGTCAGCGCGGAGTTCGGCGCCGGACAGTTCACGGCGATCATGGGCCCCTCGGGGTCGGGTAAGTCGACGCTCATGCACTGCCTGGCCGGCCTCGACCACACCAACCGGGGCGAGGTCCACATCGGCGACACGAAGGTCACCGGCCTGTCCGACCGGGGGCTGACGAAACTGCGCCGCCAGAAGGTCGGCTTCATCTTCCAGCAGTTCAACCTGCTGCCGACGCTGACCGCACAGGAGAACATCCTGCTGCCGCTGTCCATCGCGAAGCAGAAGCCCGACGCGGCCTGGTTCGACCGGGTCATCGACACCGTCGGACTGCGCGACCGGCTGTCCCACCGGCCCTCGCAGCTGTCGGGCGGCCAGCAGCAGCGCGTCGCGTGCGCCCGGGCGCTGGTGCAGCGGCCCGAGGTGATCTTCGCCGACGAGCCCACCGGAAACCTGGACTCCCGTTCGGGCACCGAGGTGCTGAAGTTCCTGCGCGACTCGGTCGACCAGTTCGGACAGACCATTGTGATGGTCACGCACGACCCGGTCGCGGCGTCCTACGCCGACCGGGTGCTGTTCCTGGCCGACGGCCGGGTGGTGGACGAGATGCTCGAACCCACCGCCGACCGGGTGCTGGACGAACTGAAGCGCTTCGAGGAGATCGTCGACTCGGTCAAGGCCGGGGAGGCTCGCTAG